One window of the Sciurus carolinensis chromosome 8, mSciCar1.2, whole genome shotgun sequence genome contains the following:
- the Inhba gene encoding inhibin beta A chain, translating to MPLLWLRGFLWASCWIIVRSSPTPGSEGHSAAPDCPSCALATLPKDVPNSQPEMVEAVKKHILNMLHLKKRPDVTQPVPKAALLNAIRKLHVGKVGENGYVEIEDDIGRRAEMNELMEQTSEIITFAESGTARKTLHFEISKEGSDLSVVERAEIWLFLKVPKANRTRTKVTIRLFQQQKHPQGSLDTGDEAEEVGLKGERSELLLSEKVVDARKSTWHIFPVSSSIQRLLDQGKSSLDVRIACEQCQESGTSLVLLGKKKKKEEDGDGKKKDGGEGGADEEKEQSHRPFLMLQARQSEDHPHRRRRRGLECDGKVNICCKKQFFVSFKDIGWNDWIIAPSGYHANYCEGECPSHIAGTSGSSLSFHSTVINHYRMRGHSPFANLKSCCVPTKLRPMSMLYYDDGQNIIKKDIQNMIVEECGCS from the exons ATGCCCTTGCTTTGGCTGAGAGGATTTCTGTGGGCAAGTTGCTGGATTATAGTGAGGAGTTCCCCCACCCCAGGATCCGAGGGGCACAGCGCAGCCCCCGACTGTCCGTCCTGTGCGCTGGCCACCCTCCCAAAGGATGTACCCAACTCTCAGCCAGAGATGGTGGAGGCCGTAAAGAAGCACATTTTAAACATGCTGCATTTGAAGAAGAGACCCGATGTCACCCAGCCGGTGCCCAAGGCGGCGCTTCTGAACGCGATCAGAAAGCTTCATGTGGGCAAAGTGGGGGAGAACGGGTATGTGGAGATAGAGGATGACATTGGAAGGAGGGCAGAAATGAATGAACTTATGGAGCAGACTTCGGAGATCATCACGTTTGCGGAATCAG GCACAGCCAGGAAGACTCTGCACTTTGAGATTTCCAAGGAAGGCAGTGACCTGTCTGTGGTGGAGCGTGCGGAAATCTGGCTGTTCCTGAAAGTCCCCAAGGCCAACAGGACCAGGACCAAAGTTACCATCCGCCTCTTTCAGCAGCAGAAGCACCCACAGGGCAGCTTGGACACAGGGGATGAGGCCGAGGAAGTAGGCTTAAAGGGAGAGAGGAGTGAACTGTTGCTATCTGAGAAGGTGGTGGATGCTCGGAAGAGCACCTGGCACATCTTTCCTGTCTCCAGCAGCATCCAGCGGTTGCTGGACCAGGGCAAGAGTTCCCTGGATGTGCGGATTGCCTGTGAGCAGTGCCAGGAGAGCGGCACCAGCCTGGTGCTACTgggcaagaagaagaagaaagaagaggatggggatgggaagaagAAGGATGGAGGTGAAGGAGGAGCAGATGAGGAGAAGGAGCAATCACACAGACCTTTCCTCATGCTACAGGCTCGGCAGTCAGAAGACCACCCTCACCGCCGGCGAAGGCGGGGCCTGGAGTGTGACGGCAAGGTCAACATCTGCTGTAAGAAACAGTTCTTTGTCAGCTTCAAGGACATTGGCTGGAATGACTGGATCATCGCTCCCTCTGGCTATCACGCCAACTACTGTGAGGGTGAGTGCCCGAGCCACATAGCAGGCACGTCGGGGTCCTCACTGTCCTTTCACTCAACAGTCATCAACCACTACCGCATGCGGGGTCACAGCCCCTTTGCCAACCTCAAGTCGTGCTGTGTGCCCACCAAGCTGAGACCCATGTCCATGCTGTACTATGACGATGGGCAAAACATCATCAAAAAGGACATTCAGAACATGATCGTGGAGGAGTGTGGGTGTTCCTAG